One Actinomyces respiraculi DNA window includes the following coding sequences:
- a CDS encoding isoprenyl transferase, whose translation MAGNNLVYDLYERRLASQVETDRVPEHVGVILDGNRRWAKQMGIGTSQGHKRGADKIEEFLGWAHTAGVKVVTLWLLSTDNLNRDPAELSPLLDIIANAVEGLAGAGAWRLRLVGAVDLLPEPVALRLRAAVDSTHPDDADGRMQVNVAVGYGGRQEIAEAVRDVLRERAAAGATLEEVAETLCEEDITAHLYTKGQPDPELVIRTSGEQRLSGFLLWQSVHSEYYFCEVYWPDFRRIDFLRALRDYARRERRLGR comes from the coding sequence ATGGCTGGCAACAACCTCGTTTACGACCTCTACGAGCGTCGACTCGCCTCCCAGGTCGAGACCGACCGCGTGCCCGAGCACGTGGGTGTCATCCTCGACGGCAACCGCCGCTGGGCCAAGCAGATGGGCATCGGCACCTCCCAGGGGCACAAGCGCGGCGCCGATAAGATCGAGGAGTTCCTCGGCTGGGCCCACACCGCCGGCGTCAAGGTCGTCACCCTGTGGCTGCTGAGCACGGACAACCTCAACCGCGACCCCGCCGAGCTCTCCCCCCTGCTCGACATCATCGCCAACGCCGTCGAGGGCCTGGCCGGAGCCGGTGCCTGGCGCCTGCGTCTGGTGGGTGCCGTCGACCTCCTGCCCGAGCCCGTCGCCCTGCGCCTGCGCGCCGCCGTCGACTCCACCCACCCCGACGACGCCGACGGACGCATGCAGGTCAACGTCGCCGTCGGCTACGGCGGCCGCCAGGAGATCGCCGAGGCCGTGCGCGACGTCCTGCGTGAGCGCGCCGCCGCCGGGGCCACCCTCGAGGAGGTCGCCGAGACCCTGTGCGAGGAGGACATCACCGCCCACCTCTACACCAAGGGCCAGCCCGACCCCGAGCTCGTCATCCGCACCTCCGGCGAGCAGCGCCTGTCCGGCTTCCTGCTGTGGCAGTCCGTGCACTCCGAGTACTACTTCTGCGAGGTGTACTGGCCGGACTTCCGCCGCATCGACTTCTTGCGCGCCCTGCGCGACTACGCCCGGCGGGAGCGTCGCCTGGGCCGCTAG
- a CDS encoding DNA recombination protein RmuC — MTFSTPLMLLILLIALGVGTALGYTLAVARAATARAGGRDEAASARTDAAQWRARAEALEQRAVLAEERAERDGSVLRALAPVRAQLEQVGSRVELMERERVAQHAALSEQLRAGAQAEEELRRATASLTGALRSRSSRGMWGEVEMARVLEASGMLAHVDFSEQRSVASVLASRSTAGASSPTAGTRTGAVSGSCSGSGSRPDVVVHLPGDGFLALDAKAPMDAYLRAAGLGEDGGEPDDAERRRLLAAHAAALRSHVDTLASRGYDRALGSSPELVVLFVPAEPVLAAALEADPTLMEHALDKGVALTSPASLLALLRTCATAWARTAVTQDAQELLELGRTLYERLGTVAGHLDALGASLTRSVASYNRTVASLESRLLVTARSLDSLAGEVPSPRQVSPDDAQVRALTAPEFTRPVEPERPRP, encoded by the coding sequence ATGACCTTCTCGACCCCTCTTATGCTCCTCATCCTCCTCATCGCGCTGGGTGTGGGGACGGCGCTCGGCTACACCTTGGCGGTGGCCCGGGCGGCGACGGCGCGAGCCGGGGGCCGTGACGAGGCCGCGAGCGCCCGCACCGACGCGGCTCAGTGGCGGGCGCGTGCGGAGGCGCTGGAGCAGCGGGCGGTGCTCGCGGAGGAGCGGGCCGAGCGCGACGGCTCGGTCCTGCGGGCGCTGGCGCCGGTGCGCGCCCAGCTCGAGCAGGTCGGCTCACGCGTGGAGCTGATGGAGCGCGAGCGGGTGGCCCAGCACGCGGCGCTCTCCGAGCAGCTGCGCGCGGGCGCACAGGCGGAGGAGGAGCTGCGGCGTGCCACCGCCTCTCTCACGGGCGCCCTGCGCTCGCGCTCGAGCCGCGGCATGTGGGGGGAGGTCGAGATGGCCCGGGTGCTCGAGGCCTCGGGGATGCTGGCGCACGTGGACTTCTCCGAGCAGCGCTCGGTCGCCTCCGTCCTGGCCTCCCGGTCCACGGCGGGCGCCTCCTCGCCCACCGCGGGCACCCGCACGGGGGCCGTCTCGGGCTCCTGCTCCGGCTCCGGGTCCCGCCCCGACGTCGTCGTCCACCTGCCGGGTGACGGCTTCCTCGCCCTGGACGCCAAGGCCCCCATGGACGCCTACCTGCGAGCGGCGGGGCTGGGTGAGGACGGGGGTGAGCCCGACGACGCCGAGCGCCGCAGGCTCCTGGCGGCCCACGCAGCGGCACTGCGCTCGCACGTGGACACTTTGGCCTCCCGCGGCTACGACCGGGCCCTGGGGTCCTCACCCGAACTCGTCGTCCTCTTCGTGCCGGCTGAGCCGGTGCTGGCGGCGGCCCTGGAGGCGGACCCCACGCTCATGGAGCACGCCCTGGACAAGGGGGTGGCCCTGACTTCTCCAGCTTCCCTCCTGGCGCTGCTGCGCACCTGTGCAACCGCCTGGGCGCGCACGGCGGTGACGCAGGACGCCCAAGAACTCCTTGAGCTCGGGCGCACGCTGTACGAGCGCCTGGGGACGGTGGCCGGACACCTGGACGCGCTGGGGGCGAGCCTGACCCGCTCGGTCGCCTCCTACAACCGCACGGTCGCCTCCCTGGAGTCGAGACTCCTGGTGACCGCCCGCAGCCTTGACTCGCTGGCCGGTGAGGTGCCGAGCCCGCGTCAGGTCTCCCCCGACGACGCGCAGGTACGTGCGCTCACCGCCCCCGAGTTCACCCGCCCCGTTGAACCGGAACGCCCGCGTCCGTGA
- a CDS encoding exodeoxyribonuclease VII small subunit, with amino-acid sequence MSLSPDTSPLGSEAGGENANADVASLSYERAREELVAVVQRLEAGQVPLEEALALWERGEALAARCQSWLDDARGRLAAVARREQEAVGNEA; translated from the coding sequence ATGAGCCTGAGCCCAGACACCTCCCCCCTCGGAAGCGAGGCCGGAGGCGAGAACGCCAACGCTGACGTCGCCTCCCTGTCCTACGAGCGCGCCCGCGAGGAGCTGGTCGCCGTCGTCCAGCGTCTCGAGGCCGGCCAGGTGCCGCTCGAGGAGGCGCTGGCCCTGTGGGAGCGCGGCGAGGCCCTGGCCGCCCGCTGCCAGTCCTGGCTCGACGACGCCCGCGGTCGCCTGGCCGCCGTCGCCCGTCGGGAGCAGGAGGCTGTCGGCAACGAGGCCTGA
- the xseA gene encoding exodeoxyribonuclease VII large subunit, with protein MTQQPSSNLAAQRADAQRTNPATAQEPARLARETTPENPWPLSLLSTKIESYVARMTEVWVEAQVVQVNRRSGMSFLTLRDVSSEVSLRAAMYRRDLVASEQAMGSEVTDGLRVVAHGRPTFWTRGGSLQLQLDEVRAVGTGDLLARIEQLRRTLAAEGLLAPERKRPLPFLPRTVGLVCGRDAKAKDDVVVNARLRWPELPFEIREVAVQGVHAVSQVTAAIKELDADPLVDVIVVARGGGAVEDLLPFSDEGLVRAAAACRTPLVSAIGHETDRPVLDDVADYRASTPTDAARRIVPDLAQETLGLDQARSRIRAVLATRLDEEQTRLDHLRDRPVMADPTVIVREQEAELGRTRERMRRALSGTLDLATAELRAHRAQLTALSPQGVLDRGYAILRKPGVGVVTSADELTKGDLIEGVLAQGRLVAQVMGTTKPTANPETSS; from the coding sequence GTGACCCAGCAGCCCTCGTCGAACCTGGCCGCCCAACGCGCCGACGCCCAGCGCACGAACCCCGCCACCGCCCAGGAGCCGGCCCGGTTGGCCCGCGAGACGACGCCTGAGAACCCATGGCCCCTTTCGCTGCTGTCCACCAAGATCGAGAGCTATGTCGCCCGCATGACCGAGGTGTGGGTCGAGGCCCAGGTCGTGCAGGTCAACCGCCGCTCCGGCATGTCCTTCCTCACCCTGCGCGACGTGTCCAGCGAGGTCAGCCTGCGCGCCGCCATGTACCGCCGTGACCTCGTCGCCTCCGAGCAGGCCATGGGCTCCGAGGTCACCGACGGCCTGCGCGTCGTGGCCCACGGCCGCCCCACCTTCTGGACGCGCGGCGGTTCCCTCCAGCTTCAGCTCGACGAGGTGCGCGCCGTCGGCACCGGCGACCTGCTCGCCCGCATCGAGCAACTGCGCCGCACCCTCGCCGCCGAGGGGCTGCTCGCCCCCGAGCGCAAGCGCCCCCTACCCTTCCTGCCCCGCACGGTCGGCCTCGTGTGCGGCCGCGACGCCAAGGCGAAGGACGACGTCGTCGTCAACGCCCGCCTGCGCTGGCCCGAGCTGCCCTTCGAGATCCGCGAGGTCGCCGTCCAGGGCGTTCACGCCGTCAGCCAGGTGACCGCCGCCATCAAGGAGCTCGACGCCGACCCCCTCGTCGACGTCATCGTCGTCGCCCGCGGCGGAGGCGCCGTCGAGGACCTCCTGCCCTTCTCCGACGAGGGACTCGTGCGAGCCGCCGCCGCCTGCCGCACTCCGCTCGTCTCGGCCATCGGCCACGAGACCGACCGTCCTGTGCTCGACGACGTCGCCGACTACCGGGCCTCGACCCCCACCGACGCGGCCCGCCGGATCGTGCCCGACCTCGCCCAGGAGACCCTCGGCCTGGACCAGGCCCGCTCACGCATTCGCGCCGTCCTCGCCACCCGCCTCGACGAGGAGCAGACCCGCCTGGACCACCTACGCGATCGCCCCGTCATGGCGGACCCCACCGTCATCGTCCGTGAGCAGGAGGCGGAGCTGGGGCGCACCCGTGAGCGAATGCGTCGCGCGCTCAGCGGCACTCTCGACCTGGCGACGGCGGAGCTACGGGCCCACCGCGCGCAGTTGACGGCGCTGTCCCCGCAGGGGGTCCTCGACCGCGGGTACGCGATCCTGCGCAAGCCCGGCGTCGGCGTCGTCACAAGCGCTGATGAGCTCACCAAGGGCGACCTCATCGAAGGTGTGCTCGCCCAGGGCCGCCTCGTCGCCCAGGTCATGGGCACCACCAAGCCCACTGCCAACCCGGAGACGAGCTCCTGA
- a CDS encoding GreA/GreB family elongation factor: MSEPTHGTWLTQDAFDRLTAELARRKDTDRKEIAQRVEAARQEGDLRENAGYHAAREEASLNEARIAQLTEMLEHAQIGAVVDDGTVAAGTIVTARVAGKEQSFALGGQEIAADVPEGVKVFSPDAPLGQALMGHKAGEKVSYAAPNGKQITAEIVSVKPL, encoded by the coding sequence ATGTCCGAACCCACCCACGGCACCTGGCTCACCCAGGACGCCTTCGACCGCCTGACCGCCGAGCTCGCTCGTCGCAAGGACACCGACCGCAAGGAGATCGCCCAGCGCGTGGAGGCCGCTCGCCAGGAGGGCGACCTGCGCGAAAACGCCGGCTACCACGCGGCCCGCGAGGAGGCCTCCCTCAACGAGGCGCGCATTGCCCAGCTCACCGAGATGCTGGAGCACGCCCAGATCGGCGCGGTGGTCGACGACGGCACCGTCGCGGCGGGCACGATTGTCACCGCGAGGGTCGCGGGCAAGGAGCAGAGCTTCGCGCTGGGCGGCCAGGAGATCGCGGCCGACGTCCCCGAGGGCGTCAAGGTCTTCTCCCCCGACGCCCCGCTGGGCCAGGCCCTCATGGGGCACAAGGCCGGTGAGAAGGTGTCCTACGCGGCCCCCAACGGTAAGCAGATCACGGCGGAGATCGTCTCGGTCAAGCCCCTCTGA
- the msrA gene encoding peptide-methionine (S)-S-oxide reductase MsrA yields MTHARSTLLPGREDSLLPDPGHHVVLHTPLDGPWPEGTRVIYLAGGCFWGVERFLWRRPGVVSTAVGYMGGTTPNATYREVCTGQTGHAETVRVAYDPSVVGEGAEPLLRFFWENHDSTQLNRHGNDVGTQYRSAVWTTTPEQDATARLVRDLFQGELTRMGLGTCQTTIADAASLYSQFGGPFYLAEDYHQGYLAKNPDGYCNHGPNGVTCPVGVVDLPAQVDVLAPEDAPEA; encoded by the coding sequence ATGACGCACGCACGCAGCACCCTCCTGCCGGGCCGCGAGGACTCCCTCCTGCCGGACCCGGGCCACCACGTCGTCCTCCACACGCCGCTGGACGGCCCCTGGCCGGAGGGCACCCGGGTCATCTACCTGGCGGGCGGCTGTTTCTGGGGCGTGGAGCGCTTCCTGTGGCGTCGCCCCGGGGTCGTGTCCACCGCCGTCGGCTACATGGGCGGCACGACGCCGAACGCCACCTACCGCGAGGTCTGCACCGGTCAGACGGGCCATGCCGAGACGGTGCGGGTCGCCTATGACCCGTCCGTGGTGGGCGAGGGCGCCGAGCCGCTGCTGCGCTTCTTCTGGGAGAACCACGACTCCACCCAGCTCAACCGGCATGGCAACGATGTCGGCACCCAGTACCGCTCCGCGGTGTGGACGACAACGCCGGAGCAGGACGCCACGGCGCGCCTGGTCCGGGACCTGTTCCAGGGCGAGCTCACGCGCATGGGCCTGGGCACCTGCCAGACGACGATCGCGGACGCCGCCTCGCTGTACTCGCAGTTCGGCGGCCCCTTCTACCTGGCGGAGGACTACCACCAGGGCTACCTGGCGAAGAACCCTGACGGCTACTGCAACCACGGGCCCAACGGCGTGACCTGCCCGGTCGGCGTTGTCGACCTGCCCGCCCAGGTGGACGTGCTCGCCCCCGAGGACGCGCCCGAGGCGTAG
- a CDS encoding ABC-ATPase domain-containing protein, producing the protein MTDSRHTGGEPPYRRGPARAGGRSDRPDRMGRDHRSDHRGGYRSDRPRRDYDDQPREGALSDLIGHLHALDNRSYAAYKAITGHYTAPEGWVLHVDRVQPDPYAPPTHIRIEVPADLSGLEVLAEHELLSTRDRRIAVGDFLSRELHQGFKGTNLSIAAPGQEILERSCVTFLPGAVPGAWVIEVRARVSLPARGRSIQGHEASRIIGRDLTREAGNALDLTGRRAERLLAHVAALEDHRALTEALRANDWVSFLADGSLLPRRSGVSDEPMRSGAVPLTAPDTLAASVSLPHAGTVRGTAIGPGVTLIVGGGYHGKSTLLTAIERGVYPHVPGDGRELVATVPNAVKARAADGRAVTSVDLTPFISHLPGGRDTASFTTKNASGSTSQAASLMEAVEAGASALLLDEDTSATNLLIRDSRMRALVADEHEPITPLVDRVAALARDTGVSTVLVMGGSGDYLDVADRVLLMDSYELRDATARAAAVVAELPRPTTALSSFPTPTARVPLPAPARERRGPVRTRARGTDALTLDREDVDISDVAGIVDPGQAEAVAYALRALLEQRFDGESTLAECLGDLEALLDDEGLDALDDRPAFLVRPRMVDVAAAVNRYRPLGVAVGAPTVTEA; encoded by the coding sequence ATGACTGATAGCAGGCACACGGGCGGTGAGCCCCCGTATCGCAGAGGCCCGGCACGCGCAGGTGGACGCTCGGACCGGCCGGACCGGATGGGCCGCGACCACCGAAGCGACCACCGCGGCGGCTACCGCTCCGACCGCCCCCGCCGCGACTACGACGACCAGCCCCGCGAGGGCGCCCTGTCCGACCTCATCGGCCACCTGCACGCCCTCGACAACCGTTCTTACGCGGCCTACAAGGCGATCACCGGCCACTACACGGCCCCCGAGGGCTGGGTGCTGCACGTCGACCGGGTCCAGCCGGACCCCTACGCGCCCCCGACCCACATCCGTATCGAGGTCCCCGCCGACCTGTCGGGCCTTGAGGTGCTGGCCGAGCACGAGCTGCTGTCGACCAGGGACCGCCGCATCGCCGTCGGCGATTTCCTCAGCCGCGAGCTCCACCAGGGGTTCAAGGGCACGAACCTGTCGATCGCGGCGCCCGGCCAGGAGATCCTGGAGCGCTCCTGCGTCACCTTCCTGCCCGGGGCAGTGCCCGGCGCCTGGGTGATCGAGGTGCGTGCCCGCGTCTCGCTGCCCGCACGCGGGCGCTCCATCCAGGGCCACGAGGCCTCACGCATCATCGGACGCGACCTCACGCGGGAGGCGGGCAACGCTCTGGACCTCACGGGCCGGCGCGCCGAGCGTCTGCTGGCGCACGTCGCCGCCCTGGAGGACCACCGGGCGCTGACCGAGGCGCTGCGGGCCAACGACTGGGTCTCCTTCCTGGCCGACGGTTCGCTGCTGCCGCGTCGCTCGGGCGTCTCGGACGAGCCGATGCGCTCGGGCGCGGTGCCGCTGACCGCCCCGGACACGCTCGCGGCGAGCGTGAGCCTGCCGCACGCAGGCACGGTGCGCGGCACCGCCATCGGCCCGGGGGTCACGCTCATCGTGGGCGGCGGCTACCACGGCAAGTCGACCCTGCTGACGGCCATCGAGCGCGGCGTGTACCCGCACGTGCCCGGGGACGGGCGCGAGCTCGTGGCCACGGTCCCCAACGCGGTCAAGGCGCGGGCGGCGGACGGCCGGGCGGTGACGTCGGTGGACCTCACGCCCTTCATCTCGCACCTGCCGGGCGGGCGGGACACGGCCTCCTTCACGACGAAGAACGCCTCGGGCTCGACCTCGCAGGCGGCCTCGCTCATGGAGGCGGTGGAGGCCGGCGCCTCGGCCCTACTGCTGGATGAGGACACGAGCGCGACGAACCTGCTCATCCGGGACTCGCGGATGCGCGCCCTGGTGGCGGATGAGCACGAGCCCATCACTCCGCTGGTGGACCGGGTGGCCGCGCTGGCGCGCGACACGGGCGTGTCGACCGTGCTCGTCATGGGCGGCTCGGGCGACTACCTCGACGTCGCGGACCGGGTGCTGCTCATGGACTCCTACGAGTTGCGTGATGCCACGGCCCGGGCGGCCGCCGTCGTCGCAGAGTTGCCGCGTCCGACGACGGCGCTCAGCTCCTTCCCGACGCCGACGGCGCGGGTTCCGCTGCCGGCACCGGCGCGTGAGCGCCGTGGTCCAGTGCGCACGCGCGCGCGGGGTACGGACGCGCTCACGCTCGACCGTGAGGATGTGGATATCTCCGACGTCGCGGGCATTGTGGACCCTGGCCAGGCCGAGGCTGTTGCCTATGCACTGCGGGCGCTGCTGGAGCAGCGCTTCGACGGTGAGTCGACGCTGGCCGAGTGCCTGGGGGACCTGGAGGCACTGCTGGACGACGAGGGGTTGGACGCCCTGGATGACAGGCCGGCCTTCCTCGTGCGCCCGCGGATGGTGGATGTGGCGGCGGCGGTTAATCGGTACCGCCCACTTGGGGTGGCGGTGGGCGCGCCGACTGTCACCGAGGCCTAG
- the trhA gene encoding PAQR family membrane homeostasis protein TrhA, which produces MTTNPGPSTEHPRPETPATGGAGGAASALASAASAARDAAREAALAVKPRLRGWIHAATAPLALAACIVLTVLADGTALTWACAAYLVCSLLLFANSGVYHISNGRFPASVSTVLRRFDHANIYLLIAGTYTPLSVALLDARTAALVLGVVWGGAALGIITSLVWPTAPRWLTTLLYIVLGWVALWFLPQFWQSGGPAIVWLLVAGGVTYTIGGVIYARKRPDPLPRWFGFHEVFHVCTVAAWACHCVACYLAVL; this is translated from the coding sequence ATGACCACCAACCCCGGACCCTCAACGGAGCACCCCCGCCCTGAGACCCCCGCAACCGGCGGGGCCGGCGGCGCCGCCTCCGCTCTCGCCAGCGCCGCGAGCGCCGCCAGGGACGCCGCGCGCGAGGCCGCCCTGGCCGTCAAGCCCCGCCTGCGCGGCTGGATCCACGCGGCCACCGCCCCCCTCGCCCTGGCCGCCTGCATCGTGCTCACCGTCCTGGCCGACGGCACCGCCCTGACCTGGGCCTGCGCCGCCTACCTGGTGTGCTCCCTGCTCCTATTCGCCAACTCCGGCGTCTACCACATCTCCAACGGCCGCTTCCCGGCCTCCGTCTCCACCGTCCTGCGGCGCTTCGACCACGCCAACATCTACCTGCTCATCGCCGGGACCTACACGCCGCTGTCGGTGGCGCTGCTCGATGCGCGCACGGCGGCGCTCGTGCTCGGCGTCGTGTGGGGCGGGGCGGCCCTGGGCATCATCACCTCCCTCGTGTGGCCGACGGCGCCGCGCTGGCTGACGACCCTGCTCTACATCGTCCTGGGCTGGGTGGCGCTGTGGTTCCTGCCCCAGTTCTGGCAGTCCGGGGGCCCGGCGATCGTGTGGCTGCTCGTGGCCGGTGGCGTGACGTACACGATCGGCGGCGTCATCTACGCCCGCAAGCGCCCCGACCCGCTGCCCCGCTGGTTCGGTTTCCACGAGGTCTTCCACGTGTGCACCGTGGCGGCCTGGGCCTGCCACTGCGTGGCCTGCTACCTCGCCGTCCTCTGA
- a CDS encoding PhoH family protein, whose amino-acid sequence MRTYVLDTSVLLSDPRALLRFAEHAVIVPVVVITELEGKRHHPELGYFARTALRLLDSLRETHGRLDRPVPLNDLGGTLHVDLDGDDPAALPAGMRLGDNDTRILSVAVNLARAGEDVTVVSKDLPMRIKAAAVGLQSDEYRAQLASDSGYTGMTSLDVTAEEMSTLWEGSLALEGLFDGEAAARLAEEPVHTGVTVTSPRGSALATVVDDALRLVRPDREVFGVRGRSAEQRVAIDHLLNPAIGIVSLGGRAGTGKSALALSAGLDAVVNRREHRKVLVFRPLYAVGGQTLGFLPGDSGEKMQPWSEAVFDTLTSVIPAERIDRIVQLGQVEVLPLTHIRGRSFHDAFVIVDEAQSLERNVLLTVLSRVGQNSKVVLTHDVAQRDNLRVGRWDGVASVIESLKGNPLFAHIDLVRTERSEIAELVTTMLDDVPLY is encoded by the coding sequence ATGCGCACCTACGTCCTGGACACCTCCGTCCTGCTCTCCGACCCCCGAGCTCTCCTGCGCTTCGCCGAGCATGCCGTCATCGTGCCCGTCGTCGTCATCACCGAGCTCGAGGGCAAGCGCCACCACCCCGAGCTCGGCTACTTCGCCCGCACCGCCCTGCGCCTGCTCGACTCCCTGCGCGAGACGCACGGCCGGCTCGACCGCCCCGTCCCTCTCAACGACCTCGGCGGCACCCTGCACGTCGACCTCGACGGCGACGATCCCGCTGCCCTGCCCGCGGGCATGCGCCTGGGCGACAACGACACCCGCATTCTCAGCGTTGCCGTCAACCTGGCCCGCGCGGGCGAGGACGTCACGGTCGTCTCCAAGGACCTGCCCATGCGGATCAAGGCCGCCGCCGTCGGCCTTCAGTCGGACGAGTACCGCGCCCAGCTCGCCAGCGACTCCGGCTACACCGGCATGACGAGCCTGGACGTCACCGCCGAGGAGATGAGCACCCTGTGGGAGGGCTCCCTGGCTCTCGAGGGGCTGTTCGACGGCGAAGCCGCCGCCCGCCTGGCCGAAGAGCCCGTCCACACCGGCGTCACGGTCACCTCCCCGCGCGGCTCAGCCCTCGCCACCGTCGTCGACGACGCCCTGCGCCTGGTGCGCCCCGACCGGGAGGTCTTCGGCGTGCGCGGGCGCTCGGCCGAGCAGCGCGTCGCCATCGACCACCTGCTCAACCCGGCCATCGGCATCGTCTCCCTGGGCGGGCGTGCCGGCACCGGCAAGTCCGCGCTCGCCCTGAGCGCCGGGCTCGACGCCGTCGTCAACCGGCGCGAGCACCGCAAGGTCCTCGTCTTCCGCCCCTTGTACGCCGTGGGCGGTCAGACCCTCGGCTTCCTGCCCGGCGACAGCGGGGAGAAGATGCAGCCCTGGTCCGAGGCGGTCTTCGACACCCTCACCTCCGTCATCCCCGCCGAGCGCATCGACAGGATTGTCCAGCTCGGCCAGGTCGAGGTCCTGCCGCTGACGCACATCCGCGGGCGCTCCTTCCACGACGCCTTCGTCATCGTCGATGAGGCGCAGTCCCTTGAGCGCAACGTCCTGCTCACCGTGCTCTCGCGCGTGGGACAGAACTCCAAGGTGGTGCTCACTCACGACGTCGCCCAGCGCGACAACCTGCGCGTGGGGCGTTGGGACGGGGTTGCCTCCGTCATCGAGTCGCTCAAGGGCAACCCGCTGTTCGCGCACATCGACCTTGTGCGCACCGAGCGCAGCGAGATCGCCGAGCTCGTCACGACGATGCTCGACGACGTGCCCCTGTACTGA
- a CDS encoding PfkB family carbohydrate kinase produces MTYTSTTGRPGTALVIGEALIDVVIHPGEEPQEIPGGSPANVALGLSRLGREAELTCWIAADARGAAVRTHLEASGVRLAPGSDGAARTSTAQATIGADRAATYVFDLDWNPPFPQTSDGAAPVLVHTGSIAAILQPGADTVRRALEAHRETATVCYDPNARPQLMGEPASARATVESLIALSDLVKCSDEDVAWFYGVDASSDGALETVLRGWLDLGAALVVVTRGKRGALALAASGVRLEVPADPSVVVADTVGAGDSFMGGLEDGLWCEDLVGAERREALRSIDAATLERVVRHAAAIADITVSRAGANPPTRAELA; encoded by the coding sequence ATGACCTACACGTCCACCACCGGCCGCCCCGGCACCGCCCTCGTCATCGGCGAGGCTCTTATCGACGTCGTCATCCACCCCGGCGAGGAGCCCCAAGAAATCCCCGGCGGCTCACCCGCCAACGTCGCCCTGGGACTCTCACGCCTGGGCCGCGAGGCCGAGCTCACCTGCTGGATCGCCGCCGACGCACGCGGTGCGGCCGTTCGGACCCACCTGGAGGCCTCCGGGGTGCGTCTGGCCCCCGGCAGCGACGGCGCGGCGCGCACCTCCACCGCGCAGGCGACCATCGGCGCCGACCGCGCCGCCACCTACGTCTTCGACCTCGACTGGAACCCGCCCTTCCCGCAGACTTCCGACGGCGCCGCCCCCGTCCTCGTGCACACGGGCTCCATCGCGGCGATCCTTCAGCCCGGCGCCGACACGGTGCGCCGCGCCCTTGAGGCGCACCGGGAAACCGCGACCGTCTGCTACGACCCGAACGCCCGCCCCCAGCTCATGGGTGAGCCGGCCTCAGCGCGCGCCACCGTCGAGTCGCTCATCGCCCTGTCCGACCTCGTCAAGTGCTCCGACGAGGACGTCGCCTGGTTCTACGGCGTCGACGCCTCATCAGACGGGGCCCTGGAGACCGTGCTGCGCGGCTGGCTGGACCTAGGGGCGGCCCTCGTCGTCGTTACCCGCGGCAAGCGCGGGGCCCTCGCGCTGGCGGCCTCCGGCGTGCGCCTGGAGGTCCCGGCGGACCCGTCCGTCGTCGTCGCGGACACGGTGGGGGCCGGCGACTCCTTCATGGGAGGGCTCGAGGACGGCCTGTGGTGCGAGGACCTGGTGGGCGCCGAGCGCCGTGAGGCCCTGCGCTCCATCGACGCGGCCACCCTGGAGCGCGTCGTGCGCCACGCCGCCGCGATCGCGGACATCACCGTCTCGCGCGCCGGGGCGAACCCGCCCACGCGCGCCGAGCTGGCCTGA